A window of the Dyadobacter pollutisoli genome harbors these coding sequences:
- a CDS encoding FecR family protein, which translates to MLYFSGKTTPAEDSMVEQWLSQHPDNAAKAMEWADDDKAAEQEDDIFADLMMSKSEVWDVSLQYIENQKTSASNEPLGLEISMWKNRNIKQYISIAASVLLIAAFAFIWLKKTNITRVATSYGEVRHIMLPDSSEVVLNGNSQLSYQTSWGDQPREIWLEGEAFFDVRHMHTNTTFTVHLSNGKNIEVLGTEFNVIDRAKRSCIVLKSGSIRLSLPAEKKELYMKPGDLVQITSPKSEQIEKVKVNPETYSSWTKGRWRLEGTSLKEMLQKVEENYGIMVTVENQDLLNKKVSGSIPLSASQADILIQDIANLFELQLVQKDNKLMLAD; encoded by the coding sequence ATGCTCTATTTTAGTGGAAAAACCACCCCTGCGGAAGACAGTATGGTTGAGCAATGGCTTTCACAGCACCCAGATAATGCCGCCAAAGCAATGGAATGGGCCGACGATGACAAAGCTGCGGAACAGGAAGACGACATTTTTGCCGACCTGATGATGTCCAAAAGCGAGGTTTGGGATGTCTCTCTTCAATACATCGAAAATCAGAAAACTTCTGCAAGCAATGAACCGCTGGGGCTTGAAATTTCAATGTGGAAAAACAGGAATATAAAACAATACATCTCCATTGCCGCAAGCGTCCTGCTGATTGCAGCATTTGCTTTTATTTGGTTAAAAAAAACAAATATCACCAGAGTAGCCACATCGTACGGAGAGGTTCGGCACATCATGCTGCCCGACAGCTCCGAGGTGGTCTTGAATGGAAACAGTCAGCTTAGCTATCAAACATCATGGGGCGATCAGCCGCGTGAGATATGGCTCGAAGGTGAGGCCTTTTTCGATGTGAGGCACATGCACACCAACACTACTTTTACTGTCCATTTGTCCAATGGCAAAAACATTGAAGTGCTCGGTACCGAGTTCAATGTCATCGACCGGGCCAAGAGAAGCTGCATAGTGCTCAAATCCGGAAGTATCAGACTGAGCTTGCCGGCAGAGAAAAAAGAACTGTACATGAAACCGGGCGACCTGGTGCAGATCACCAGTCCCAAATCGGAACAGATTGAAAAAGTGAAAGTTAACCCTGAGACTTATTCATCCTGGACCAAGGGCCGCTGGCGACTGGAAGGTACATCGTTGAAAGAAATGTTGCAAAAAGTGGAAGAAAACTACGGTATAATGGTCACCGTCGAAAACCAGGATCTTTTGAACAAAAAAGTCTCAGGCTCTATTCCGCTCAGCGCAAGCCAGGCCGACATTTTGATCCAGGATATTGCTAATTTGTTCGAATTACAACTAGTCCAAAAAGATAATAAGTTAATGCTGGCCGATTAG
- a CDS encoding ABC transporter permease encodes MIRNYFKIAFRNLLSDGWYSALNIGGLAVVLAVSLLLFWWVKDELSFDSFHADADRIYQINAHFGKGTDENTFTSTPGPVAAVTRKQLPEVASAVRIGYYPSGTFRANGKTFTERGNLAYADGNFLEIFSGFQVLYGNEKQPFGSPNSVVLTEKLARKFFGTADAIGKIITDVESNVSFTVSAVLADAPDNSSLRNNMYVNMEVLRNADPAKGGKKLMDENWDDYSFSTYVKLGPNVDPAAVGKKLTFIQAAALRKLEITSDYRLQPLTDTHLNPVEGNDAVMKQVQILGTVALLLLGIGCINYVNLTTARATRRCREVGIRKVVGAGVWQLARQLLIESALTLALSLVLAIILLQGLLPFYSSVTGKSGHFSLGDPQVWQVLAGSLLFCFILAGIYPALLVSRFNPITALKGYSSQASGAGLRKLLVVTQFSLATVLIVGTFIIGSQLRFIRERDPGYNRKHVFAFNGRKFTPQFKRALMNESSILGVSTSTESPVNVLTGTVSSDWDGKEKDRVVVMAQMSVDQDFIPNFKMKLVAGRNFSGTKADSTHFILNETAVKEAGIKDPVGKRFKRESTEGIIIGVVKDFNTTTIRESVWPLIMYSNPAWNSIINVHTTGEQAPAALAAAEKLWKQYLPQYPFEYAFLDANYDQMYRSEQQTGQLFNFFAGIAIVISCLGLLGLASFTTEQRTREIGIRKVLGATVLNITALLSKDFIKLVILAIAIASPIAWLLMDHWLKDFAYKVTIQWWIFPLGGLLAIASALLTISFQSIKAALANPVKSIKSE; translated from the coding sequence ATGATTCGTAACTACTTCAAAATTGCATTCCGGAATTTGCTTTCGGACGGCTGGTATTCAGCACTTAATATTGGTGGTTTGGCAGTGGTGCTGGCAGTGAGCCTGCTGCTGTTCTGGTGGGTAAAGGACGAGCTGAGCTTTGACAGCTTCCATGCCGATGCCGACCGGATTTACCAGATTAATGCACATTTTGGAAAGGGTACCGATGAAAACACTTTTACATCCACGCCCGGACCTGTCGCTGCGGTTACCAGAAAGCAGTTGCCCGAGGTGGCTAGTGCTGTCCGCATAGGATACTATCCTTCGGGAACGTTCCGTGCCAACGGAAAAACGTTCACGGAGCGCGGTAATCTTGCCTATGCGGATGGTAATTTTCTCGAAATATTCAGCGGTTTCCAGGTGCTTTATGGCAACGAAAAGCAGCCATTTGGATCACCAAATTCGGTGGTACTGACTGAAAAACTGGCCCGGAAATTCTTCGGGACTGCTGATGCGATCGGTAAGATCATTACCGATGTCGAAAGCAATGTGTCATTTACGGTTAGCGCCGTTCTGGCCGATGCTCCCGACAACTCGTCGCTCAGGAACAATATGTACGTGAATATGGAAGTGCTGAGGAACGCCGATCCGGCAAAAGGCGGTAAGAAGCTCATGGACGAGAACTGGGACGATTACAGTTTTAGCACCTATGTCAAACTGGGTCCGAACGTTGATCCGGCGGCGGTGGGGAAAAAACTGACATTTATTCAGGCAGCTGCGCTTAGAAAGCTTGAAATTACGTCCGACTACCGCCTCCAACCCCTCACTGACACGCACCTCAACCCGGTGGAAGGCAATGACGCGGTGATGAAGCAGGTACAGATTTTGGGGACAGTCGCGCTGCTTTTGCTGGGTATCGGCTGTATCAACTATGTGAACCTTACCACAGCCCGGGCCACCAGGCGATGCCGGGAAGTAGGAATCAGGAAGGTGGTCGGGGCGGGTGTATGGCAGCTGGCCAGGCAGCTGCTCATTGAATCGGCATTGACATTGGCTTTATCGTTGGTATTGGCCATTATTCTTTTACAGGGGCTTTTGCCGTTTTATTCAAGTGTGACGGGCAAGTCTGGTCACTTTTCGCTGGGTGATCCTCAGGTATGGCAGGTACTGGCGGGGTCTTTGTTGTTCTGTTTCATTTTGGCGGGCATTTACCCTGCACTACTGGTTTCAAGGTTCAATCCAATCACGGCATTGAAGGGATATTCCAGCCAGGCAAGTGGTGCAGGCTTGCGGAAATTATTAGTGGTGACCCAGTTTTCGCTCGCTACAGTGCTCATCGTGGGCACTTTTATTATCGGCAGCCAGCTGCGGTTTATTCGGGAGCGCGATCCGGGATATAACCGAAAACATGTTTTCGCATTCAATGGACGCAAGTTTACGCCTCAATTCAAACGGGCATTGATGAATGAATCGAGCATTCTTGGAGTGAGCACGTCCACGGAGTCACCGGTTAATGTGTTGACCGGAACGGTATCCAGTGACTGGGACGGAAAGGAAAAGGACCGCGTTGTGGTGATGGCGCAGATGAGTGTGGACCAGGACTTTATTCCAAATTTTAAGATGAAACTTGTCGCCGGACGTAATTTTAGCGGTACGAAAGCGGATTCAACCCACTTCATTTTAAATGAAACAGCGGTAAAGGAAGCCGGGATCAAGGATCCGGTTGGAAAACGGTTTAAAAGAGAAAGTACGGAAGGGATCATCATTGGTGTGGTCAAGGATTTCAACACTACTACAATCCGTGAATCGGTTTGGCCGCTCATTATGTATAGTAACCCTGCTTGGAATAGCATTATCAACGTGCATACTACCGGCGAACAGGCGCCGGCTGCATTGGCTGCCGCCGAAAAACTCTGGAAGCAGTATTTGCCCCAGTATCCGTTTGAGTATGCTTTCCTTGACGCAAATTATGATCAGATGTACCGGTCTGAGCAGCAAACCGGGCAGCTGTTCAACTTCTTCGCCGGTATCGCCATTGTTATTTCCTGCCTGGGGCTGCTGGGACTAGCTTCTTTTACGACCGAGCAGCGCACCAGGGAAATTGGCATCAGAAAGGTGCTTGGCGCTACAGTACTGAACATAACAGCATTACTTTCAAAAGATTTTATAAAGCTGGTCATTCTCGCCATTGCCATTGCGTCGCCCATTGCCTGGTTGCTGATGGACCATTGGCTGAAAGATTTTGCATACAAAGTCACAATCCAATGGTGGATATTTCCGCTGGGCGGTTTACTGGCGATTGCTAGTGCGCTGCTGACGATTAGTTTCCAAAGTATCAAGGCGGCGCTGGCCAATCCGGTCAAATCGATCAAGTCGGAGTAG
- a CDS encoding SGNH/GDSL hydrolase family protein, with product MTNNQIRLVTMFSGYLLLAITVYRWQIFTHYIFTIYLFKSLIPAAFVLLFLGIGRSLKLPYLLCLAFPVVLEAVSYLYIRHVISANQHVAHHEVGVLNRWIDYRDVVQFNRQFSSYSPELGYTLRPNSSGQHASLEFDTEFRINSFGVRDDEASLDNPSIVFLGDSFTMGWGVGQEENYASMVEQKLGVRTLNAGISSYGTFREMLLFSKIKRDSCKLVVLQYCDNDREENEARNEPNLQGQLLTPETFHNTTIFNRINESYFPMRYTYFFVREKDLLKRIWTCPVMVTREITTAISSWVHGRQLSVNTPPDIKTPAKTKIHTEYFFKSLGRIRQFYKGNIVVMHLDGRYTRPEMINAFEAEGKRLGDDRLFFLPTHNILKTSDYYPVDGHIKASGHADISEALIKLIREKQLLNHH from the coding sequence ATGACCAATAATCAGATAAGATTGGTCACCATGTTTTCAGGTTATTTGTTGCTTGCAATAACTGTTTACCGGTGGCAGATCTTCACACACTACATTTTTACCATTTACCTTTTCAAATCGCTCATACCGGCGGCTTTTGTTCTTCTTTTTCTGGGCATCGGACGTTCTTTAAAACTCCCGTACTTGCTTTGCCTGGCCTTTCCCGTGGTGCTTGAAGCAGTTTCCTATTTGTACATCCGGCATGTCATCAGCGCTAACCAGCATGTTGCGCACCATGAAGTCGGTGTCCTGAACCGATGGATCGACTATCGTGATGTGGTGCAGTTTAACCGCCAGTTCAGCAGTTATTCCCCCGAGCTGGGTTACACGTTACGGCCAAACAGCAGCGGACAGCACGCAAGCCTTGAATTTGATACTGAATTCAGGATCAACAGCTTTGGCGTTCGTGACGACGAAGCATCGCTGGATAATCCGTCAATCGTTTTCCTCGGTGATTCATTTACTATGGGCTGGGGAGTGGGCCAGGAAGAGAACTATGCCAGTATGGTTGAGCAAAAACTGGGAGTGCGCACGCTGAATGCGGGCATTTCGTCTTATGGTACCTTTCGGGAAATGCTGCTTTTCTCCAAAATCAAGCGCGATTCCTGCAAACTCGTAGTCCTGCAATATTGTGATAATGACCGTGAAGAAAACGAGGCGCGCAACGAACCCAATTTGCAGGGCCAGCTGCTCACGCCCGAGACATTTCACAATACCACGATTTTCAACCGCATCAATGAAAGCTATTTCCCGATGCGCTACACCTACTTTTTTGTCAGGGAAAAAGACCTTTTAAAGCGGATTTGGACATGCCCGGTAATGGTGACCAGAGAAATTACGACGGCAATTTCGTCCTGGGTCCATGGTAGACAGCTGTCTGTAAACACTCCGCCGGATATCAAAACACCGGCGAAAACCAAAATTCACACTGAATATTTCTTCAAGTCGCTGGGACGGATACGACAGTTTTATAAAGGAAACATCGTGGTGATGCACCTGGACGGACGCTACACGCGCCCTGAAATGATCAACGCTTTTGAAGCTGAGGGAAAGCGGTTGGGAGACGACCGACTTTTCTTCCTGCCCACTCACAATATCCTTAAAACCAGCGACTATTACCCGGTTGACGGTCATATCAAAGCTTCCGGTCATGCCGACATTTCAGAAGCATTGATCAAACTGATCCGTGAAAAACAACTACTGAACCATCATTGA
- a CDS encoding sigma-70 family RNA polymerase sigma factor, with protein sequence MNYQSVSDEKLILALVEDDSIAFREIYQRYCKKMVLMGLSKVGDQDVVEGIVQDVFLRLWERRRLLRVDNMEAYLITAMKYACINHIKSAMVHEKYVSYAHVEFPYAVCSADEQLNVEELMGNIERRLRQFPEKAQQIFRLHKLEYKSTKEISCQINMPQRTVEHHLTLVVKALRLYFKDYL encoded by the coding sequence ATGAACTATCAATCTGTGTCCGATGAAAAGCTGATCCTTGCGCTCGTTGAGGATGACAGCATCGCATTCAGGGAAATTTATCAGCGGTACTGTAAAAAAATGGTTTTGATGGGCCTTAGCAAGGTTGGAGATCAGGACGTGGTTGAGGGAATCGTGCAGGACGTTTTTCTGAGGCTTTGGGAACGCAGGAGGCTACTGAGGGTCGACAACATGGAAGCCTATCTGATCACGGCGATGAAGTATGCGTGTATCAATCACATTAAGTCGGCAATGGTCCATGAAAAGTACGTTAGCTATGCTCATGTGGAGTTTCCATATGCTGTTTGCAGTGCGGACGAGCAGCTGAATGTAGAGGAGCTGATGGGCAATATTGAGCGTCGTCTCAGGCAATTCCCCGAAAAAGCCCAGCAAATTTTCCGGCTCCACAAGCTGGAATACAAGTCGACCAAAGAAATTTCTTGCCAAATCAATATGCCGCAAAGGACGGTGGAGCATCATCTTACCCTGGTCGTGAAAGCATTGCGGCTCTATTTCAAAGATTATCTGTGA
- a CDS encoding pectinesterase family protein, which translates to MKRVLMKIMCLLALFSCVTAVAQVQVGEQNFVVSQDGTGDFKTIQAAVNAVRDHSEMRAMIRIKAGTYREKLVIPSWKKNIALIGDDKANTIITGADFSGKDFPGGDFTGNLKYSTYTSYTVLVQANDCLLRNLTIENTAGRVGQAVALATESDRLEVIDCKLLGNQDTLYTAKSGRNYFKSCFIAGTTDFIFGEATALFEQCTIKSLADSYITAASTTKHQQFGYVFLDCKLIAAAEVTKVFLGRPWRPYAKTVFINTTMDKHIVKEGWDPWKGDNMFPEKEKTTFYAEYNSSGEGGNMANRVNWAMQLSEQDVKKYTLQNIFGDWSPSGR; encoded by the coding sequence ATGAAGCGAGTTTTGATGAAAATCATGTGCCTGCTGGCACTCTTTTCGTGCGTAACGGCCGTAGCACAGGTACAGGTGGGTGAACAGAATTTCGTTGTTTCACAGGACGGAACTGGCGATTTCAAAACGATCCAGGCGGCTGTTAATGCAGTACGGGACCACTCGGAAATGAGGGCCATGATACGGATCAAAGCAGGTACGTACCGGGAAAAGCTCGTGATCCCGTCCTGGAAGAAGAACATTGCGCTGATCGGCGATGATAAGGCAAACACCATTATTACCGGAGCGGACTTTTCGGGCAAGGATTTTCCGGGCGGAGATTTTACCGGGAACTTGAAATACAGTACCTACACGTCCTACACCGTGCTGGTGCAAGCCAATGATTGCCTGCTGCGCAACCTGACGATTGAAAATACAGCGGGAAGAGTAGGGCAGGCCGTGGCGCTGGCCACCGAGTCGGACCGGCTGGAAGTCATTGATTGCAAACTTCTTGGAAATCAGGACACATTGTATACTGCAAAAAGTGGACGAAACTATTTTAAAAGCTGTTTCATCGCTGGTACGACGGACTTTATTTTCGGTGAAGCCACGGCTTTATTCGAGCAATGCACGATTAAAAGCCTGGCAGATTCCTACATTACCGCTGCTTCTACTACCAAACACCAGCAGTTTGGCTACGTGTTTCTTGACTGCAAGCTGATTGCGGCGGCGGAGGTTACGAAAGTTTTTCTGGGCAGGCCGTGGCGGCCATATGCCAAAACCGTCTTCATTAACACGACCATGGACAAACACATTGTAAAGGAAGGCTGGGACCCGTGGAAAGGCGACAATATGTTTCCGGAAAAGGAGAAAACTACATTTTACGCGGAATATAACAGTTCCGGCGAAGGTGGGAATATGGCAAACCGGGTTAACTGGGCTATGCAGTTGAGCGAGCAGGATGTGAAGAAGTACACACTTCAAAATATTTTCGGAGACTGGTCACCTTCTGGGCGTTAG
- a CDS encoding FecR family protein gives MSREKFAALLEKYQEGRCSDQEKELVEYWFALVETNVAPKAAEHDLKGMEDRIWSQMQVEALPDFREGKPVVPLRNIFLKWSGVAASLLLVTWFFLGDRFGEMFRAGTNGAESAWVEKRNDGTGTMLITLEDSSTVELAPNSVLSFPEHFEPGQRVVALKGKGFFKIQRNAQKPFFVRSGEMVTKVLGTSFYVQNEANGLKTKVEVVTGLVSVYGADGLKGKQANPILLKPNHNATFDRETEAFSVGLAEQPRLVNADIAFQFKNAPLAIVAEQITKAWGIDIETKNPQIMNCPLTADLSGQPLFIQLDIICAALHATYKVDGTRIWISGQGCKQAKSSSFITLKPSQSNM, from the coding sequence ATGAGCCGGGAAAAATTCGCAGCATTACTTGAAAAATATCAGGAAGGGAGATGTAGTGACCAGGAAAAGGAACTGGTCGAATACTGGTTTGCTTTGGTCGAAACCAATGTAGCTCCCAAGGCCGCCGAGCATGACTTGAAAGGAATGGAGGACAGGATATGGTCTCAGATGCAGGTGGAAGCATTACCCGATTTTCGGGAAGGCAAACCGGTGGTTCCGTTAAGAAATATTTTCCTGAAATGGAGCGGTGTTGCCGCTTCTCTGCTGCTGGTAACCTGGTTTTTTCTGGGGGATCGGTTCGGTGAAATGTTCCGTGCCGGGACCAATGGCGCTGAAAGCGCCTGGGTTGAAAAGAGGAATGACGGCACGGGCACGATGCTGATTACGCTCGAAGATAGCAGTACCGTGGAGCTGGCACCGAATAGCGTGTTGAGCTTTCCCGAACATTTTGAACCTGGCCAGCGTGTGGTAGCGCTGAAAGGCAAAGGTTTTTTCAAAATTCAGAGAAACGCGCAAAAACCATTCTTTGTTCGGTCCGGGGAAATGGTTACCAAAGTATTAGGTACCAGTTTTTATGTTCAGAATGAAGCTAATGGCTTGAAAACCAAAGTGGAGGTAGTAACCGGGCTGGTATCGGTGTATGGCGCGGACGGCTTAAAAGGAAAGCAGGCGAATCCAATACTTTTAAAGCCAAATCATAATGCCACGTTTGACCGCGAGACCGAAGCATTTTCTGTCGGACTTGCCGAACAGCCACGCCTGGTGAATGCGGATATCGCTTTTCAGTTCAAAAATGCCCCGCTTGCCATTGTGGCTGAGCAAATCACCAAGGCCTGGGGTATCGACATTGAGACAAAGAACCCTCAGATCATGAATTGTCCGCTGACGGCCGACCTGAGCGGACAGCCGCTTTTTATACAGCTTGACATTATTTGCGCAGCGCTTCATGCTACTTACAAAGTCGACGGAACAAGGATCTGGATTTCCGGGCAGGGCTGCAAACAAGCAAAATCCAGTTCATTCATCACCCTTAAACCAAGCCAATCGAATATGTAA
- a CDS encoding SusC/RagA family TonB-linked outer membrane protein translates to MKKTEPLLSGTVTYIRHNRGQAAFLRLVMSVMLACCATVSLAGRNHQQDVMSRPVTLKFQNQKFETILNSIEKQTKARIVYSSERINVARIVSVDVTKKRLDAVLEDLLLPLNLTYRLIGGQIVLEKLDKDESKTENSAKAPADRTVTGTLTDEKNAVLPGVSVILKGTNRGTSTDGQGKFSLVVPDDNSQILTFSFVGYQSQDIVIGTQTTINVSLKPDVGALDEVIVIGYGAVRKRDLTGSVVQLKSEQLKEVPSANVLDAVQGKIAGADITRSSGQAGAGVNITIRGNRSIGGNNSPLIIVDGVQYGDLADINSNDIESMEVLKDASSIAIYGSRGANGVILITTKKGKSGSPDISFNSYAGVSQVTMYPKAMDINGFRDFKREAWRAAGVWNSPADDPAIFTNVAEYEALQKGNWTDYQDALLHSGFQQNYQVGFRAGSEKLKSYVSVDYFNEKGVLKLDELKRYTARLNVDYTLTDWMKIGLQSQLTYYNQSVRRDPLNQANKISPLGSLYDDQGKFNFLMLDGQTANPLSDEQPNVFKNNILTTRILTNGYVEITPLKGLTLRSTLGVNLSASRNGAYSSPKSIERSLTGKSLATYNTSNGRTINWENVITYQKNVGQHNFTLTGIGSSLATSSDNASASGVNQLIPAQLFYSLGSATEEIKINSSYSKNNLVSFAARVNYGFKERYLLTLTARKDGSSKLAAGNKWTFFPSAAFAWRIIDESFMKNVKALSDLKLRVSYGIAGNDPSGPYATQTTLTRIAFGFDEVAYPAYTFSRNVGNAELGWELSATQNLGLDFGLFNGRINTSVDYYDTRTSDLLLNRGLPPTTGVTTVKQNIGKTRNRGIEVALTSTNLRTQNLTWTSTLTFTKNKEQITELVTEGNDIGNGWFIGNPISVYYDYEKLGIWQTSEADAARALSPTQLPGEIKVKDQNGDGKIDAVNDRIILGSPRPKWSGGLDNTIKFRGFDLNVLLYARIGSMINSDRYARFDQQGVGNSTAGLDYWTPENPTNAYPRPNKNAGLKYLSTLGYQDGSYARLRNVTLAYNLPMSKLNWKVVRGVRIYATAKNLATFTKLNYDPERGGSENFPMTKLFVFGLNVNL, encoded by the coding sequence ATGAAAAAAACAGAACCTTTACTTTCCGGCACAGTCACTTACATACGCCACAACAGGGGGCAGGCTGCCTTTTTGAGGCTGGTCATGTCCGTGATGTTAGCTTGCTGTGCGACAGTATCATTGGCCGGCAGGAATCACCAGCAGGATGTAATGTCCAGACCGGTTACCTTAAAATTTCAGAATCAAAAATTTGAGACGATACTCAATAGCATTGAAAAGCAGACAAAAGCGCGAATCGTTTACAGCTCAGAACGGATCAATGTGGCCCGCATCGTGTCGGTAGATGTGACGAAAAAACGCCTGGATGCCGTGTTGGAAGATCTGCTTCTGCCGCTAAACCTGACCTACCGGCTGATAGGTGGACAAATTGTCCTTGAAAAGCTGGACAAAGACGAATCAAAAACTGAAAACTCAGCCAAAGCACCGGCTGACCGCACGGTCACGGGTACATTGACGGATGAAAAAAATGCCGTTCTGCCGGGAGTCAGTGTCATTTTGAAAGGTACTAACCGGGGTACATCGACAGACGGACAGGGGAAGTTCAGCCTGGTGGTACCGGATGACAACAGTCAGATTTTGACATTCTCATTTGTAGGCTACCAGAGCCAGGATATCGTAATCGGCACGCAGACGACGATCAATGTATCTCTAAAACCTGATGTGGGTGCGCTGGACGAAGTGATCGTGATCGGCTACGGCGCGGTCCGCAAGCGTGATTTGACCGGCTCGGTGGTGCAGCTGAAAAGCGAGCAGCTCAAAGAAGTCCCGTCGGCCAATGTACTGGATGCGGTACAAGGCAAAATCGCCGGTGCGGACATTACCCGCAGCAGCGGCCAGGCGGGTGCCGGCGTGAACATTACCATCCGCGGTAACCGCTCGATCGGAGGCAACAACTCGCCGCTGATCATTGTGGACGGCGTTCAATATGGAGACCTGGCCGATATTAATTCCAATGACATCGAATCGATGGAGGTACTCAAAGATGCTTCTTCGATTGCCATTTATGGATCGAGAGGCGCCAACGGGGTCATCCTGATTACGACCAAAAAAGGCAAATCGGGCAGCCCAGATATTTCTTTCAATTCCTACGCAGGGGTGTCCCAGGTGACCATGTATCCCAAAGCTATGGATATCAATGGGTTCAGGGATTTTAAAAGAGAAGCCTGGCGTGCGGCCGGTGTGTGGAATAGTCCGGCGGATGATCCGGCTATTTTTACCAATGTTGCCGAATATGAGGCATTGCAAAAAGGAAACTGGACTGACTACCAGGATGCACTGCTGCATTCAGGGTTTCAACAGAATTACCAGGTCGGATTTCGTGCTGGTTCGGAGAAGTTGAAATCATACGTTTCTGTCGACTATTTCAACGAAAAGGGCGTGCTGAAACTTGACGAATTGAAGCGCTACACAGCCAGACTGAATGTGGATTATACCCTCACCGACTGGATGAAAATAGGACTACAGAGCCAGCTGACCTACTACAACCAGAGCGTGCGCCGTGACCCATTGAACCAGGCCAATAAAATCAGCCCGCTCGGCTCGCTTTATGACGATCAGGGAAAGTTCAATTTCCTGATGCTGGATGGACAGACCGCCAACCCATTGTCGGATGAACAACCCAATGTTTTTAAAAATAATATTCTGACTACCAGGATACTTACGAATGGCTATGTGGAGATCACACCCTTGAAAGGCCTGACCCTTCGCAGCACGCTGGGCGTGAATTTGTCAGCTTCGAGAAATGGAGCATACTCTTCGCCCAAGTCCATTGAACGGTCACTGACCGGCAAATCCCTGGCGACTTACAATACCTCGAACGGTAGGACCATAAACTGGGAGAATGTCATTACCTACCAGAAAAATGTCGGGCAACACAACTTTACATTGACTGGTATCGGTAGTTCCCTGGCAACATCCTCCGACAATGCATCCGCTTCGGGTGTTAACCAACTGATTCCCGCACAACTATTTTATTCGCTGGGCAGCGCTACGGAAGAGATCAAGATCAATTCGTCCTACTCCAAAAATAACCTCGTATCTTTTGCTGCGCGGGTCAACTATGGGTTTAAAGAAAGATACCTGTTGACCCTCACGGCCCGTAAGGATGGTTCATCCAAACTTGCGGCAGGCAACAAATGGACGTTTTTCCCGTCTGCCGCATTTGCGTGGAGGATCATTGATGAGAGCTTTATGAAAAATGTAAAAGCATTGAGTGATCTCAAACTGAGGGTGAGCTATGGTATAGCAGGAAATGATCCTTCCGGTCCATATGCGACACAAACTACGTTGACGCGCATTGCCTTCGGTTTTGATGAAGTAGCATATCCGGCTTATACTTTTTCCCGCAATGTAGGTAACGCAGAACTGGGCTGGGAGCTTTCTGCAACGCAGAATCTGGGCCTTGATTTTGGTCTTTTCAATGGCCGGATCAATACCTCGGTCGACTACTACGACACACGGACGTCGGACTTGTTGCTGAACCGCGGCCTTCCGCCGACTACTGGCGTCACCACTGTAAAGCAGAATATTGGCAAAACCCGGAACCGGGGTATCGAGGTCGCATTGACCAGTACCAACTTGCGTACACAAAACCTGACGTGGACATCGACACTTACATTTACTAAAAACAAAGAGCAGATCACCGAGCTGGTGACGGAGGGAAACGACATTGGAAACGGCTGGTTTATCGGCAACCCGATCAGTGTTTATTACGACTACGAGAAGCTTGGGATCTGGCAGACGTCGGAGGCAGATGCTGCCCGCGCGCTTTCGCCCACCCAGCTACCCGGGGAAATTAAGGTAAAGGACCAGAATGGTGATGGCAAGATCGATGCGGTTAATGACCGGATCATCCTCGGCAGCCCACGTCCGAAATGGAGCGGAGGCCTTGATAATACCATCAAATTCAGAGGGTTTGATCTGAATGTGCTGCTTTACGCAAGAATAGGTTCAATGATCAATTCCGATCGTTATGCAAGGTTTGACCAGCAGGGAGTGGGAAACAGTACAGCTGGCCTTGACTATTGGACACCTGAAAACCCGACCAACGCATACCCGCGTCCGAATAAAAATGCGGGACTCAAATACTTGTCAACACTGGGTTATCAGGATGGTTCGTATGCTCGGTTACGTAATGTCACGCTTGCCTACAATTTGCCCATGAGTAAGCTCAACTGGAAGGTTGTGCGTGGTGTACGGATATATGCAACGGCCAAAAACCTGGCGACATTCACCAAGCTGAACTATGATCCGGAAAGAGGTGGGTCAGAGAATTTTCCAATGACCAAACTTTTCGTTTTCGGACTCAATGTGAACCTGTAA